In Hermetia illucens chromosome 1, iHerIll2.2.curated.20191125, whole genome shotgun sequence, one genomic interval encodes:
- the LOC119647123 gene encoding RNA 3'-terminal phosphate cyclase: MKILKTRCNQIQIRRERKNLLTALKQCFDAKRQLIFSRLQVELLEDAYLKFGLAISTMIEIDGSILEGGGQILRIALSMSCLLKTPIRVSKIRAGRPKPGLSAQHLHGVQLLKSMCNATAKGDVMGSTELEFHPGDITSGKFNVDTGTAGSVALLLQVGLPVALFGRSTTTLDLKGGTNAAMAPQIDYVTEILRPNLEKMNVTFDFELFKRGYFPKGGGHCEITVQPVKTILPCNITEFGRIQEFFGWCFVAGSLPLQMANNMRSAARRLLQGCDNQQRESIRYNIFSYKEEPDVAEGNCSGLVLGCLSSTGCIIGGSALGSRNEKANVTGEKAANEILGCLQYQACVDSHTQDQLIIYMALADGRSRIRTSPLTLHTKTAIYIVESMTKAKFYTSEQSDGAVIVECDGIGYKNKYL, encoded by the exons ATGA AAATATTGAAAACCCGCTGCAATCAAATACAAATTCGAAGGGAACGAAAGAACCTTCTGACAGCACTCAAGCAATGTTTTGATGCCAAACGTCAATTGATTTTTTCCCGGCTGCAGGTGGAGTTACTGGAGGACGCGTATTTGAAGTTCGGTCTTGCAATATCCACAATGATCGAAATAGACGGGAGCATATTGGAAGGG GGTGGCCAAATACTCCGAATTGCGCTCAGTATGAGCTGCCTCCTTAAAACTCCAATTCGAGTTTCAAAGATTCGTGCCGGTCGCCCGAAGCCAGGCCTGTCAGCTCAGCATTTGCATG GCGTCCAGTTGTTGAAGTCCATGTGCAATGCCACTGCGAAGGGTGATGTCATGGGATCGACCGAGCTGGAATTCCATCCGGGCGACATCACTTCTGGGAAGTTTAATGTAGACACGGGAACTGCAGG GAGTGTTGCGCTTTTACTACAAGTTGGATTGCCAGTGGCACTTTTCGGGAGGAGTACCACAACGCTGGATCTGAAAGGAGGAACTAATGCCGCAATGGCACCACAG ATTGATTACGTGACAGAAATCCTCCGGCCGAATTTAGAAAAGATGAATGTAACATTTGATTTCGAATTGTTCAAACGTGG GTACTTCCCCAAAGGCGGTGGACATTGTGAAATTACAGTGCAGCCTGTGAAAACCATCTTACCATGTAATATTACAGAGTTTGGGAGGATACAAGAATTCTTCGGATGGTGTTTTGTTGCCGGTTCGTTGCCTTTACAG ATGGCGAATAATATGCGTAGTGCAGCCAGACGACTGCTACAAGGATGTGATAATCAACAAAGGGAATCGATAAGATATAACATCTTTTCATATAAAGAAGAACCAGATGTGGCCGAGGGAAATTGTTCGGGGCTTGT attAGGCTGTCTGTCATCAACGGGGTGCATAATTGGTGGTTCAGCCCTGGGATCAAGAAATGAGAAAGCGAATGTTACTGGAGAGAAAGCTGCCAATGAAATTTTAGGTTGTTTACAATATCAAGCATGTGTTGATTCACACACTCAG gatCAGCTTATCATCTACATGGCTCTAGCTGATGGCCGAAGCAGAATTCGAACTTCACCTTTAACCCTTCACACGAAAACGGCCATCTACATTGTTGAAAGTATGACGAAG GCGAAGTTCTATACATCAGAACAAAGTGATGGTGCCGTTATAGTGGAGTGCGATGGAATTGGatacaaaaacaaatatttataa